Proteins encoded by one window of Cyanobium sp. NS01:
- the hypB gene encoding hydrogenase nickel incorporation protein HypB, which produces MCTTCHCGQSEPAVINAPSPSARRLELGAALLSRNDAVAASLRRRFTAAGLPVLNLLSSPGSGKTALLERLGRDWSGSGRLAAIVGDLATDNDARRLRAAGIEAVQITTGQACHLEAAMLEPALERFDLAALELLVIENVGNLVCPAAYDLGESLRLVLLSVTEGGDKPLKYPAMFHSADLVVINKIDLAAAVDFDRDHARRHIAKVAPAAPIVEVSARTGEGMAQLRDAITAGLAAPALA; this is translated from the coding sequence ATGTGCACCACCTGCCACTGCGGCCAGAGCGAACCGGCCGTGATCAACGCCCCCTCCCCCAGCGCCCGCCGGCTGGAGCTTGGGGCGGCCCTGCTGTCGCGCAACGACGCCGTGGCTGCCAGCCTGCGCCGGCGCTTCACGGCCGCAGGCCTGCCCGTGCTCAACCTGCTCTCCTCGCCCGGCTCCGGCAAGACCGCCCTGCTGGAGCGGCTGGGGCGCGACTGGAGCGGCAGCGGCCGCCTGGCGGCAATCGTGGGCGACCTGGCCACCGACAACGACGCCCGCCGCCTGCGCGCCGCCGGCATCGAGGCGGTGCAGATCACCACCGGCCAGGCCTGCCACCTGGAGGCCGCCATGCTGGAGCCGGCCCTGGAGCGCTTTGATCTGGCCGCCCTGGAGCTGCTGGTGATCGAGAACGTGGGCAACCTGGTGTGTCCGGCCGCCTACGACCTGGGCGAAAGCCTGCGGCTGGTGCTGCTGTCGGTCACCGAAGGGGGGGACAAACCGCTCAAATACCCGGCCATGTTCCACAGCGCCGATCTGGTGGTGATCAACAAGATCGACCTGGCCGCCGCTGTTGACTTCGACCGCGACCACGCCCGCCGCCACATCGCCAAGGTGGCGCCGGCGGCTCCCATCGTGGAGGTGTCGGCCCGCACCGGGGAGGGCATGGCCCAGCTGCGCGACGCCATCACCGCCGGGCTGGCCGCGCCGGCCCTGGCCTGA
- a CDS encoding hydrogenase maturation nickel metallochaperone HypA, with amino-acid sequence MHELSIMEAVRDQALEQAERHGGGLITAITLRIGSLAGVEIDALALAFEVVMAGTPAAAARLLIEPVAAECFCASCQAPFPAQNGVCECPRCGAISRQLLRGRELQLASLELADPEPC; translated from the coding sequence ATGCATGAGCTCAGCATCATGGAAGCGGTGCGCGATCAGGCCCTGGAGCAGGCCGAGCGCCATGGCGGCGGTCTGATCACCGCCATCACCCTGCGCATCGGCAGCCTGGCCGGGGTGGAGATCGACGCCCTGGCGCTGGCCTTCGAGGTGGTGATGGCCGGCACCCCTGCCGCCGCGGCGCGGCTGCTGATCGAGCCGGTGGCGGCGGAATGTTTCTGCGCCAGTTGCCAGGCGCCGTTTCCTGCCCAGAATGGGGTGTGTGAGTGCCCCCGCTGCGGCGCCATCAGCCGCCAGCTCCTGCGGGGCCGTGAGCTGCAACTGGCCTCCCTGGAGCTGGCCGATCCGGAGCCCTGCTGA